The Pseudomonas kermanshahensis genome includes a window with the following:
- a CDS encoding CsbD family protein: protein MSGTKDKAKGLANEAIGNVKQGVGKVTDNEKLKAEGKAQELKGEAQQIKGNVKDAVKKP, encoded by the coding sequence ATGAGCGGTACTAAAGACAAAGCGAAAGGCTTGGCCAACGAAGCAATCGGTAACGTGAAACAAGGCGTCGGCAAAGTGACCGACAATGAAAAGCTCAAGGCCGAAGGCAAGGCGCAGGAACTGAAGGGTGAAGCCCAGCAGATCAAAGGCAATGTGAAGGACGCTGTGAAAAAGCCTTGA
- a CDS encoding YihY/virulence factor BrkB family protein — protein MIFSALQGLPLHRVLVRTVKEFLDDEMSTYASALAYQMLFSLFPFLLFLIALIGFLHLPDFFSWLRLQSELVLPPQALEQVNPVIDQLQQSKGGLLSVGIVIALWTASAGVRLMMSAMNAAYDVPEGRPVWKRIPLSIFYTVGIAVMLLAAAALMVLGPQVMEWIAAQVGMQEVIVTVWTILRWPAIIILMMVAVALIYYVMPDVKQKFRFITPGSVLAVVVWIVASLGFAYYVKTFADYNAMYGSIGAIIVLLLYFYISAAVLLLGAEMNAVIEHMSAEGKNPGEKDFDGDKPKETITVLGHEHPVEPQTTEPNPR, from the coding sequence ATGATTTTTTCCGCCCTGCAAGGTTTGCCCTTGCACCGCGTGCTGGTGCGCACCGTCAAAGAGTTTCTTGACGACGAGATGTCCACCTATGCGTCCGCGCTGGCCTACCAGATGCTGTTTTCGCTGTTCCCCTTCCTGTTGTTTCTGATTGCCTTGATCGGCTTTCTGCATTTGCCAGATTTCTTCTCCTGGTTGCGCCTGCAATCAGAATTGGTGCTGCCGCCCCAGGCTCTGGAACAGGTGAACCCAGTGATCGACCAGTTGCAACAGTCCAAGGGTGGGCTGTTGTCGGTGGGTATCGTGATTGCCCTGTGGACAGCCTCGGCAGGTGTGCGGCTGATGATGAGCGCCATGAACGCCGCCTACGACGTACCCGAAGGCCGCCCAGTATGGAAGCGCATTCCGCTGTCCATCTTCTACACCGTGGGCATCGCCGTCATGCTGCTGGCCGCCGCCGCGTTGATGGTGCTGGGGCCGCAGGTGATGGAGTGGATTGCCGCCCAGGTTGGCATGCAGGAAGTCATCGTCACGGTGTGGACCATCCTGCGCTGGCCGGCAATCATCATCCTGATGATGGTGGCGGTGGCGCTGATCTATTACGTGATGCCCGATGTTAAGCAGAAGTTTCGCTTCATCACCCCAGGCTCGGTGCTGGCCGTGGTGGTGTGGATCGTCGCCTCCCTGGGCTTTGCCTACTACGTGAAAACCTTTGCCGATTACAACGCCATGTATGGCAGCATCGGTGCAATCATCGTCCTGTTGCTGTATTTCTACATTTCTGCTGCCGTGCTGTTGCTTGGCGCGGAAATGAACGCCGTGATCGAACACATGTCGGCCGAGGGCAAGAACCCTGGCGAAAAGGATTTCGACGGCGATAAGCCCAAGGAAACCATCACTGTGCTCGGCCATGAACACCCCGTCGAGCCGCAAACCACCGAGCCGAATCCCCGATGA